One Spirochaetota bacterium genomic region harbors:
- a CDS encoding transcriptional repressor: protein MAREPMETRYKKSRQREKILELLQGTQSHPSADWIYERLKKDFKNLSMGTVYRNLGILIDQGFVRKIDFGSTFDRFDANMAKHYHFLCERCGAISDIEMPFDDLLNRKAARAGRLEVRHHRIEFFGVCGKCGK from the coding sequence ATGGCCAGGGAACCGATGGAGACGCGGTATAAAAAAAGCAGACAGCGCGAGAAAATACTTGAATTGCTGCAGGGTACCCAATCGCATCCGTCGGCTGACTGGATATACGAGAGGCTGAAAAAGGATTTCAAAAACCTGAGCATGGGCACCGTGTATCGCAACCTCGGTATTCTGATCGACCAGGGGTTCGTCAGGAAAATCGATTTCGGGAGCACCTTTGATAGATTCGACGCCAATATGGCGAAACACTACCACTTTCTCTGTGAGAGATGCGGGGCGATTTCGGATATTGAGATGCCCTTCGACGATTTATTGAACCGGAAGGCGGCCCGGGCGGGACGCTTAGAGGTGCGGCACCACAGGATAGAGTTTTTCGGAGTTTGCGGAAAATGCGGGAAGTGA
- a CDS encoding bacterioferritin, with translation MAQASREERKKKVVDVLNQARSMELQAICQYMNQHYNLDNMDYGELAKNIKLIAIDEMRHAEEFAERIKELGGEPTSEMAGKVEKGQPVEKIYPSDSKAEEDAIEAYNRFLSVCTENGDSITAKIFETIIDQEQKHLNYFDNVNDHLERLGSAYLAKIAGTSASTGPATKGFATGVGE, from the coding sequence ATGGCGCAGGCGTCACGTGAGGAACGGAAAAAAAAGGTAGTCGACGTATTGAACCAGGCCAGGTCGATGGAGCTCCAGGCGATATGCCAGTACATGAACCAGCACTACAATCTCGACAACATGGATTACGGCGAGCTGGCGAAGAACATCAAGCTGATCGCGATCGACGAAATGCGCCACGCGGAGGAGTTCGCCGAGCGCATCAAGGAGCTCGGTGGTGAACCCACGAGCGAGATGGCGGGCAAGGTTGAGAAGGGCCAGCCCGTGGAAAAGATTTACCCGTCCGACTCGAAGGCCGAGGAGGATGCAATCGAGGCTTACAACCGGTTTTTAAGCGTATGCACGGAGAATGGCGACAGTATTACGGCCAAGATTTTCGAAACGATCATCGACCAGGAGCAGAAGCACCTCAATTATTTCGACAATGTCAATGACCACCTCGAACGGCTGGGTTCCGCGTACCTCGCAAAGATAGCCGGCACCTCCGCCTCGACAGGACCCGCCACGAAGGGATTCGCTACCGGCGTCGGGGAATAG
- a CDS encoding MBL fold metallo-hydrolase translates to MRLTILGNGGGISDGLPYNAFLVDDRLLAETPPDIMSSLFRERIKLGSIRNIFISHFHADHCFGFPFFALRLFYDGTDDVMTTFGPGGLKARMLELCTLAFGPGHPLREWLGGAMRFIETGPDSELDLGDGLSIRTIPMAHPVETLGFTLKRFQTPLFTYMPDTLWSEDLLPHIQDGGKAVLIDLNGEPGEAHKVHLSEADLAEKALPRCGDDVVFYGTHLKQNKKTGPGRIRYVRPGDRIEITD, encoded by the coding sequence ATGCGACTTACGATTCTCGGTAACGGCGGCGGCATCAGCGACGGCCTCCCCTATAACGCGTTTTTGGTCGACGACCGGCTGCTCGCCGAAACGCCGCCCGACATCATGTCGAGCCTCTTCAGGGAGCGGATAAAACTCGGCTCTATCCGGAACATCTTCATCTCCCATTTTCATGCCGACCACTGCTTCGGGTTCCCTTTTTTCGCCCTGCGCCTTTTTTATGACGGCACGGATGACGTGATGACGACCTTCGGCCCGGGCGGACTCAAGGCGCGGATGCTGGAACTGTGCACGCTCGCCTTCGGCCCGGGCCATCCCCTGCGCGAATGGCTGGGAGGCGCGATGCGATTCATCGAAACCGGCCCCGACAGCGAACTCGACCTCGGGGACGGGCTCTCGATCAGGACCATCCCGATGGCGCACCCCGTCGAGACCCTCGGCTTCACCCTGAAAAGATTCCAGACGCCGCTTTTCACCTACATGCCCGACACGCTGTGGAGCGAGGACCTCCTTCCGCATATCCAGGACGGCGGGAAAGCCGTCCTGATCGACCTCAACGGCGAGCCCGGCGAGGCGCACAAGGTGCACCTGTCGGAGGCGGACCTCGCGGAAAAAGCACTCCCGCGATGCGGCGATGATGTCGTCTTTTACGGTACACACCTGAAACAAAATAAAAAGACCGGGCCTGGGAGGATACGCTACGTGCGACCGGGCGACAGGATCGAAATAACGGACTAA